The Haloplanus sp. GDY1 genomic sequence TCCTCGGCGACGACGGGGACGTCCAGTCGTTCGAGGACCCGCCGTCCCACCTCGACGTTGCGCCTGCCGATGGGTTCTTCCTGACTGTCGAACTCGAACATGGCGCTCCCGCCGGCGAGTTTGGCGGTGATGCTGCCGGGAGCGGCGCCCTCCCGGCACATCGCGTTCACGGCGGCGTCGATGCCGGTGTCGGTGAACTTCGCGGCGTTGGCGGCGTCGTCGGGAGCGGTGGGGAGCATGGTGTGGGCCAGACCGGCGACGCCGGCGGACTCGTCGAAGAGGCCGACGCCGAGACAGGAGCCGAGGCCGCTGGTGGTCAACACGGCGCCGTCGGCCGTCACCGCGAAGTCCGCGATGCCCACGCGGCGGCGGGTTCGCTCGTCGCTCGCCTCCCGCCCGTACGTCTTCATCTCAGAATATCGATTCCCTGTCGGCTTCGAGTTGATCGCTCCGTTCGATCAGCAGGGAGTCCAGCGCCTCCTTGAGCTTTCGCTCGTCCGGAATGGCGTAGAGCTCGCAGTTGAACTCGCCTTCGGGCGTGACGACGGTCGAGTCCATGAGGAAGGCGTACTCCTGGGACTGCCCGAGTCGGCCGGCGATGGGGCTGAGGATGGCGGCCCCGAGGTCGTGGACCAGTTCCGGCGGCGTGTGGTCGATGCTCGTCTGCAGGACGTTCGCCCAGCCGTCGATGAAGCCGCTGGTCATGATGTTGCCGAGTTCCTGTATGGCGCTCTCGCCCATCTCCCCGAGGGGATCGTCGAGGTCCATCGGGACGGTCGCGTCAACGATGGTTCGTGCCGACGGCTCGTCGAAGAGGATGGCGAGATATCCACCCGGCGTCCCCTCGAACTCCATGACGGTGCCGACGTACACCTGGTCGCTGACCGTGTTGGGAACGTCCTCGATGGGGACGAAGCTGAGTCGGCTCACGTCCACGTCCGTCTCGATGCCGGTCATCGACGAGACGTTCTCGGCCGCCCGCTCGGCGCCCTGCCGGGTCATCTCGTCGAAGACGGTCAGCTTGTCCATCGGGATGGCGTCCTCGTGGTCGTCGCTGGCGGCGAGCATCTCCGCGAAGGCGCCGTACTCCGGGAGCATGTAGATGTAGGCGTCGATCTCCCGATCGACGGCCGTCATCTGGCTCTCGAAGACGAAGACGTGTTCCTCCTCGGCGCGGTCGAGGACGCCGTCCGGGAGCACGTCGGTCCCGGCGCGTTCGACGTAGGTCGGCGGGCTCATGTCGACGCTCGTTCCGAGGTAGTCGGCCCAGCCGTCGACGAACCCCCCCATCATGATGTTGCCGATCTCGTTGATGCCGCTCCGGGCCATCTCGTCGAAGGCGTCGTCGTCGCCGGCCGAGGCCCCAGGGACCAACACGTCGACGATGCTCGCGGCGCTCTCGCGGTCGAACGCGAGCGCCGTCTCACCGGAGAGACCCCCGTCGAGACCGATCTGGACGCCGACGAACTCCGTCCCGCCGAAGACGTCCTCCACGTCCCCCTTCGACATCAGCGTGACGTTGGTCACGTCGACGTACGTCTCGATGCCCGTCATCTGGGTCAGCGACGCCGCGGCGTGTTCCGCCCCCTCCTGTGCGAGGCGGTTGTACGTGCCGAGCGACTGGATGTCGACCCGCATGGTCAGGCCACGACGTCGTCGATGGCTTCGAGGACGTTCGGCTTCTGGAACGGTTTCGTGATGTAGCCGTCCGCGCCGGCCTTGACGGCGTTTTTCATCTTCTCCTCCTGGCCGACGCTCGTACACATGATCACGTTCGCGTCGGGATCGGTCCCCGTGATCTCGCTCGTCGCCTCGATCCCGTCGCGGATGGGCATCACGATGTCCATCATCACCAGATCCGGATCGTGTTCGCGGTAGAGTTCGACCGCCTCGACCCCGTTTTCCGCCTCGTCGACGATTTCGAAGTTCTCCTCGAGGATTTCGCGCAGGAGGTTGCGCATGAAATCCGAGTCGTCGACGATGAGTACTTTCGGTGGCATCTGTCCCGAAGGTTCGGGAGTCGTCAAATAAAGACTCGGCCGCGATTCTCAGCGCTGATACGGGTCAGTCCTCGGACAGCGCGACGGCCTCCTCCTCGGAGACGGCCTCGATCAGGTCGCCGATGGTGTCCCCCCGGTCGAGTTCGTACCGCTTGAGCAGGCCGGTGAGCGTGGCGACCGGGTACCGAACGGAGACGTTCGACTCGGCGAGCAGGATGCCGAGGACCTCCTCCACCGGCGTCCCGCCGCCCACGTGCTGGGCGTACCAGATCAGCAGGGATTCGAAGCTGGTGACCACGTCGTTCGAGACGACCTGGTGGCGGCTGACGCCGTCGTCGAACTTCGCGGTGGCGTGGAACCCGTACTGGGCGTCGATCCCCCGGAAGTGGTCTTCGAGCCACCGATTGACGTCCATCTCGGAGATGTCGGGCTCCGACTCGGGGTCGGCCTCGCTCCCGGGAACCGCCGAGTCGACGGCGTCGTCCCGCGCTTCGGCGGCCCCCTCGCTCGTCGGCCCGCCCGTCGAGACGACGTAGCGGCCGTCGTCGAGTTCGTCGACGTCGTCGTGTCTGGTGAGATCCAACTCCTCCTCGGTGAGAACCTTGCCACGGTCCGAGACGGAGTCGTCTGAATCGGATGGCATACCCTGACCGGTGTTCCCACTTCCGAGCGTGAAAATATAAAGATTGTCGCCGGTCGGGGATCGGGCGTGTCTACAGCGCGACCGACTCCTCGCCGGAGAGCGACTGGGGCACCTGGATGCGGATGATGCTCGTCGCACCGCTCTCGGTGTTGATCCGGATCGTCGCCGTCTCGCCGGCCTCCAGCGGACTGTTGACGAACGCCTCGTTGTTGGCCGTCTCGTTGAGGTCGAGCGTCACGACCAGCCGATCGGTCCGGCTGTTCAGTATCAGGCCGGGACCGCGACTCTCGTTGAGGGAGTCGTCGTTGTCCTGGAGCGCTCGGGTCCGGTCGTCGGGACCGTCGGCGTCGGAGCGGTTGACGACCGTCTCGTTGGTGAACGCGAAGCGGTCGGTGCCGTCCGGCCCGACGATCTCGAAGGTGGTCGCGCTCATGTTGATGTCGCTCGCGCCGGGCGCCTTCTGGACCACCATCGATATCTCGTTGACCACCAGCGACTGGTTGGGCTTCGAGAGGTTCGCGCTGTCCTCGGACACGATCGTGGTGTTCGCGCTCGAGTTGTCCGCGTTCGTGCTGTTGTACACCGACACGTTCCCGGTCTTGGAGACCGGTTCGAGGCGGTCGGTGACCTGTGCGCTGCTCTGTTGACCCGTCTGTTCCGACTGCGTCTGCAGGAAGCCAGCCGTGTTGATCAGCACGCCGGCCGCGATCGCCGCGACCAGGACCATCGCGATGAACACGATGAGCGTCCCGATGCCGACCTGACCCCTGTCCGTTCGTTCGTCGAACATGATTTGTGTAACCCGGGGTCGTGGTGCCCGCGGGCTCTGCCGGAACGTACTCGAAATCGATAATAAAGGTACGTACCCAAATATCAAGGATGAAATCTGGAGTTTCAGGCGGTCTGACCGGGATCTCTCCGGTTTTCGGGAAGGATCAATCGTAGATGATGAGACTGTAGACCACGAAGATGAACCCGAGGGACGCGATGCCGTTGTTGACCAACAGCAGGGATCGGACGCCGGTGAAGTCGTTGATGAACGCGCTGATCGCTGTCGCGATGGCGGCGGCGGCGATCAGGCTGAATCCGAGGGAGATGTGGATCATGGAGCGTCGCGTCGTCTGGAGGTAGGCCTTGATCGCCATGCCGACCATGGTCATGCCGGAGAGCACCAGCACCCCGGTGGCCGCGAAGTAGAGGTATTCGACGACTAACATTGGCTCGTTCGTGACTCGGCGTATCCGGTTATAAATCTGACCGTGATATTCTCAGCGCTGATAGCCCGGTTCGGAGCGAGAACGTCTTGCGTCCGCACGACGGAATGACAGTACGATTTATTGTCCAGGGGCATATCTAAACTGATAACGAATGGACGGAACCGAGATGTTGCGGGTTCTCGGCAACGAGTACAACCCCCAGATACTGAGTTTCGCACACGAGCCACGCTCCGCCCAGGAACTCAGCGACGAACTCGACGTACCCATCGCCACGTGCTACCGACGGATCGAGGAACTCACGGAGGCCGACCTCCTCGAACACCACGACCGGGTGCTCTCCGACGAGCGTCGGCGGGTCAACGTCTACCGGCGCAACATCGAGGAAGTCGTCGTGAGCTTCTCAGACGGGGACGTGATGGTCGACGTCGAGGAACGGCGGAAGGTCAAGAATCGCCTCGACGAGGCCTGGCGGACGCTCTCCGAGTGATCACTCGCCCGGGAACGGGTCGTTCCGGCGACCCATCATCGAGAACCCCGCAGCGCGTTCGTGGACGGTGAGCCCCCCCTCGTCGATATCCATGGGGAAGATGTCCGTCTCGATGTCCTGTTTTCGCATCTTGGCGACCCAGATGTAGCGGTTGACGCCCGACTCCGTCGGCGTCTGGATCAGGTAGATGTTCCCGTCGGTCAGGAAGTTCTCGAGACCGATGTCCTGTTCCGGGAACACCGCGGACTGCTCGGCGATGAGCAGGGACGTCAGCCCGTTGGCCTTCAGGATGTCGGAGAACTTCAGGAGGTACGTCCGCTTCTCCGCCTCGTCCTCGAAGAACAGTTCGAACATCGTCAGCGAGTCGAGGACGAGCCGCTCGTACTCCGTCTCCTCGAACGCCGCCAGCAACTGATCCAGCGTCGCGTTGAAGTCGTTGTGCCGCAGCAGCTCCTGTTTGTCGTAGATGAGGATCCGGTCGTCGTCGACGAGGTCCCGCCAGTCCTCGAAGCCGATGGATTCGGCCGCGTCCGCGATGTCGTCGGCGTTCTCCTCGAAGGAGAGATAGATCCCCTTCTCGTCGAACTGGGTCGCCCCGTTGTAGATGTACTGCAGGCCGAGGATGCTCTTGCCAGTGCCCGGATTCCCGCTGATCAGTACCGTCGCGTTGTCGACGATCCCGCCACCCAGTATCGAGTCCAGCCCTTCGATTCCCGTTCGCGTCTGGTCCGTCATTGCGGTACAGTTACGCGGACTGACTGAAATAAATTCGCAACGGCGACGGACGTCGGGGGATCCCGGGTCTGCGACGCCGATTTTCACTCCTGAGAACTCGGCGCAATCTATTTCACCCGGCCCGGTCACCTGCGGACGATGAGGCTTTCCACCGGCGTGGACGGTTTCGACGAACTCGTCGACGGGGGACTCCTCCGGGATCGGTTGTACATCCTCAGCGGCCCGCCGGGAAGCGGGAAGACGACGTTCTCCTCGCAGTTCGTCACCGAGGGGGCACGTGCCGGGGAGAAGTGCCTCTTTCTGAGCATGCACGAGACGGAGGAGGAGCTGGTCCACGACATGGGCGGCTACGAGTTCGGCTTCGAGAAAGCGGCTCGCTCGGGGAAGCTCCAGTTTCGGAACGTCTTCGACTCCAACGCCAAGCGACTCCTGAAGGGGCCGGGCGGCAACGACTTCTCATCGGGCGTGAAGAACATGACGAACCGCCTCGTCGGGTTCATCAACTCCCGCGAGATCGACCGACTGGTCATCGACTCGACGATGATTCTG encodes the following:
- a CDS encoding chemotaxis protein CheD, with the protein product MKTYGREASDERTRRRVGIADFAVTADGAVLTTSGLGSCLGVGLFDESAGVAGLAHTMLPTAPDDAANAAKFTDTGIDAAVNAMCREGAAPGSITAKLAGGSAMFEFDSQEEPIGRRNVEVGRRVLERLDVPVVAEDVGGDSGRSLRFHGDTGVLVVKSAGDEREL
- a CDS encoding chemotaxis protein CheC, which encodes MRVDIQSLGTYNRLAQEGAEHAAASLTQMTGIETYVDVTNVTLMSKGDVEDVFGGTEFVGVQIGLDGGLSGETALAFDRESAASIVDVLVPGASAGDDDAFDEMARSGINEIGNIMMGGFVDGWADYLGTSVDMSPPTYVERAGTDVLPDGVLDRAEEEHVFVFESQMTAVDREIDAYIYMLPEYGAFAEMLAASDDHEDAIPMDKLTVFDEMTRQGAERAAENVSSMTGIETDVDVSRLSFVPIEDVPNTVSDQVYVGTVMEFEGTPGGYLAILFDEPSARTIVDATVPMDLDDPLGEMGESAIQELGNIMTSGFIDGWANVLQTSIDHTPPELVHDLGAAILSPIAGRLGQSQEYAFLMDSTVVTPEGEFNCELYAIPDERKLKEALDSLLIERSDQLEADRESIF
- the cheY gene encoding chemotaxis protein CheY, which gives rise to MPPKVLIVDDSDFMRNLLREILEENFEIVDEAENGVEAVELYREHDPDLVMMDIVMPIRDGIEATSEITGTDPDANVIMCTSVGQEEKMKNAVKAGADGYITKPFQKPNVLEAIDDVVA
- a CDS encoding DUF7500 family protein, which codes for MPSDSDDSVSDRGKVLTEEELDLTRHDDVDELDDGRYVVSTGGPTSEGAAEARDDAVDSAVPGSEADPESEPDISEMDVNRWLEDHFRGIDAQYGFHATAKFDDGVSRHQVVSNDVVTSFESLLIWYAQHVGGGTPVEEVLGILLAESNVSVRYPVATLTGLLKRYELDRGDTIGDLIEAVSEEEAVALSED
- a CDS encoding archaellin/type IV pilin N-terminal domain-containing protein; translation: MFDERTDRGQVGIGTLIVFIAMVLVAAIAAGVLINTAGFLQTQSEQTGQQSSAQVTDRLEPVSKTGNVSVYNSTNADNSSANTTIVSEDSANLSKPNQSLVVNEISMVVQKAPGASDINMSATTFEIVGPDGTDRFAFTNETVVNRSDADGPDDRTRALQDNDDSLNESRGPGLILNSRTDRLVVTLDLNETANNEAFVNSPLEAGETATIRINTESGATSIIRIQVPQSLSGEESVAL
- a CDS encoding DUF7521 family protein — translated: MLVVEYLYFAATGVLVLSGMTMVGMAIKAYLQTTRRSMIHISLGFSLIAAAAIATAISAFINDFTGVRSLLLVNNGIASLGFIFVVYSLIIYD
- a CDS encoding winged helix-turn-helix domain-containing protein, producing MDGTEMLRVLGNEYNPQILSFAHEPRSAQELSDELDVPIATCYRRIEELTEADLLEHHDRVLSDERRRVNVYRRNIEEVVVSFSDGDVMVDVEERRKVKNRLDEAWRTLSE
- a CDS encoding RAD55 family ATPase; translation: MTDQTRTGIEGLDSILGGGIVDNATVLISGNPGTGKSILGLQYIYNGATQFDEKGIYLSFEENADDIADAAESIGFEDWRDLVDDDRILIYDKQELLRHNDFNATLDQLLAAFEETEYERLVLDSLTMFELFFEDEAEKRTYLLKFSDILKANGLTSLLIAEQSAVFPEQDIGLENFLTDGNIYLIQTPTESGVNRYIWVAKMRKQDIETDIFPMDIDEGGLTVHERAAGFSMMGRRNDPFPGE
- a CDS encoding RAD55 family ATPase — encoded protein: MRLSTGVDGFDELVDGGLLRDRLYILSGPPGSGKTTFSSQFVTEGARAGEKCLFLSMHETEEELVHDMGGYEFGFEKAARSGKLQFRNVFDSNAKRLLKGPGGNDFSSGVKNMTNRLVGFINSREIDRLVIDSTMILQYFYPDNHEAFVQFLTSLKRVDATTLLISEMTDPTSYADEHYLAHGVIFMHNYLEGGGMHRGVQIVKMRGTEVDSNIHAIEFDDDGLHVRPGRKVEA